In Lotus japonicus ecotype B-129 chromosome 5, LjGifu_v1.2, one genomic interval encodes:
- the LOC130716662 gene encoding uncharacterized protein LOC130716662 has product MAVHTGNTQGTYSNSNRGRSNSQYSSSKSNVQRLCTHCGRQNHTVETCFLKHGYPSNFPNGYKPKKAYITTSGGDSHSSSDQDEPPSSSLELTREQLQGLLALLPQSKPTAVSQAPNLKPIAASNLVSSHNVIANNIDMVNSQWIMDSGQDHFEDDWES; this is encoded by the exons ATGGCAGTTCATACTGGGAATACACAAGGCACATATTCTAATTCCAACAGGGGAAGGTCGAATTCTCAGTATTCTTCAAGTAAATCCAATGTGCAGAGGTTGTGCACACACTGTGGAAGGCAGAATCACACTGTTGAAACATGCTTCCTTAAGCATGGCTATCCTTCCAACTTTCCAAATGGTTATAAGCCAAAGAAGGCTTACATTACAACTTCAGGAGGTGATTCACATTCTTCTTCAGATCAAGATGAACCTCCTTCTTCAAGTCTTGAGCTGACAAGAGAACAACTTCAAGGTTTACTGGCATTACTTCCTCAATCTAAGCCCACTGCAGTTTCACAAGCCCCCAACCTTAAGCCTATTGCTGCTTCCAACCTTGTCAGTAGTCACAATGTTATTGCTAATAACATAGATATGGTCAATTCTCAATGGATCATGGATTCAG GACAAGACCACTTTGAAGATGATTGGGAGAGCTGA